The Paralichthys olivaceus isolate ysfri-2021 chromosome 9, ASM2471397v2, whole genome shotgun sequence genome contains a region encoding:
- the sybl1 gene encoding vesicle-associated membrane protein 7 has translation MAILFAVVARGTTILAKHAWCGGNFLEVTEQILAKIPSENNKLTYSHGSYLFHYICHDRIIYLCITDDDFERSRAFSFLSEVKKRFQTTYGSRAQTALPYAMNSEFSSAMAAQMKHHSDPRGSDRLTESQLQVDDLKGIMVRNIDLVAQRGERLELLIDKTENLVDSSVTFKTTSRNLARAMCMKNLKLTLVIVLVCVVVLYIIVSAACGGLRWQTCVK, from the exons atggcaatccTGTTTGCTGTGGTGGCTCGTGGAACCACCATCCTGGCCAAGCATGCATGGTGTGGTGGGAACTTCCTGGAGGTGACTGAGCAGATTTTAGCCAAAATCCCCTCCGAGAATAACAAGCTCACTTACAGCCACGGCAG CTATCTCTTTCATTACATCTGCCATGACAGAATCATATACCTGTGTATCACTGATGAT GACTTTGAGAGATCACGTGCATTCAGCTTCCTCAGTGAAGTCAAGAAGCGTTTCCAGACCACATACGGGTCTCGAGCACAAACAGCGTTACCATACGCTATGAACAGCGAGTTCTCCTCAGCAATGGCAGCTCAGATG AAACACCACTCAGACCCACGCGGATCTGATCGTCTCACGGAGAGTCAGTTGCAAGTGGATGACCTGAAGGGCATTATGGTCCGCAACATAG ACTTGGTagctcagagaggagagaggctggAGTTGCTGATTGACAAGACAGAAAATCTGGTTGATTCA TCAGTCACATTTAAGACCACAAGTCGCAACCTTGCACGAGCCATGTGTATGAAGAACCTCAAGCTGACTCTTGTCATTGTGCTGGTGTGCGTG GTTGTCCTTTACATTATTGTCTCTGCTGCCTGTGGAGGCCTCCGCTGGCAGACTTGTGTCaaatga
- the polr1d gene encoding DNA-directed RNA polymerases I and III subunit RPAC2, with translation MAAEGEKKPVLEMVQADGADEGCVTFVLHDEDHTLGNSLRYMIMKNVDVDFCGYTITHPSESKINFRIQTRGGVAATEPLRRGLNELNEVCQHVLNTFQARVNEFKERQEPPME, from the exons ATGGCTGCAGAAGGCGAAAAGAAACCAGTGCTGGAGATG gtCCAAGCTGATGGGGCTGATGAGGGCTGTGTGACGTTTGTGCTGCACGATGAAGACCATACATTGGGCAACTCCCTCCGATACATGATCATGAAGAA TGTGGATGTGGACTTTTGCGGCTACACCATCACCCACCCTTCTGAGAGCAAGATCAACTTTCGAATACAGACACGAG ggggCGTTGCAGCCACAGAGCCTCTGCGGAGAGGTCTGAATGAGCTCAATGAAGTTTGTCAGCATGTTCTCAACACCTTCCAG GCGAGAGTTAATGAGTTCAAAGAGAGGCAGGAGCCACCCATGGAGTGA